The Spirosoma sp. SC4-14 DNA window GCTTGTTCGGAAATGGCTTGTGGGTTATTCAGGCCGAAATAAATAAATTTACCAACCTGATTGCGTGAATTAGCGATTGACTATCAGGATATTGTTTGCTCAGTGACTGAATCGTTCAATTACATAGTATCCAATCAGAACGGGCCGAAATTGGTTCACCATCGGCTAGTGCTATTCCTGACAACAAACTCGTTCCTATCATGCGAACCTTACTTTTTCTCTTTATTAACACGGTGCTCCTGGCACCCTGCGCCACGCTCCCCGCGCAAACCCTCGCCAGCAATGCCCAACGCGAAATCGTATTCCGGTCGGTGAATGTGATTCCAATGGACCGTGAACGCGTACTGGACAATCAAACTGTTGTGGTGAAGAACGGCCGGATAACGGCGCTCGGAAAGGAAGGAAGTGTAAAATTTGGTAGTGATGCGCTGGTGGTTGACGCCAAAGGAAAATACCTGACACCCGGCTGGGCGGAGATTCATGCGCACGTGCCGCCGAACGACGACATTCAGGCCATGAAAGACGTGCTGATGCTGTACCTGACCAACGGGATCACCACTATTCGAGGGATGCTGGGCCACCCCAAACACCTCGAACTACGCAGCAAAATCAACAGCGGGGAAATTCTGGGACCACATTTCTATACCACAGGACCATCGTTCAACGGGCAAACCGTCAAAACGGCCGAACGGGGTGCCGAGATGGTGCGTGAGCAAAAAGCGGCTGGTTACGATTTTCTCAAACTGCATCCCGGTCTTACGCTGGCCACCTTTCCGGCCATTGCCAAAACGGCTCATGAAGTAGGGATTGGATTTGTAGGCCATGTATCGTTCAACGTAGGTGTCTGGCGAGCTATTGAGGCAGAATATTCGTCCATCGATCATCTGGATGGATTTGTAGAAGCCATTGTGCCGCGCTCGGATACACTGGCTGAGCCGGAAACGGGTTTGTTTGGGTCGTGGATTGCCTACCGGGCCGATGTGTCGCAGATTCCGAAACTGGTGAAGGGCTTGCGCGACAAACACATTCGGGTCGTTCCGACGCAGGCGCTGGCTGAACGCTGGCTTTCGCCACTACCCGCCGATGCGTTTGCTAATGCGCCAGAGTTCAAATACATGAAACCGCAGGAGATAACGAACTGGCTGAATCAGAAGACCAGCTACAACAGCAACCCCAATTTCTCGAAAGAACATGCCGAGAAGTTAATCCAGATTCGTCGGAAGCTGATTTACGAATGCCAGAAAGGCGGTGTCGATCTGCTGCTGGGTTCCGATGCACCACAGGTGCTCAACGTGCCGGGTTTTTCGATTCATCACGAAATGAAATACCTGGTTGATGCGGGGCTCACACCCTACGAAACCCTCCGAACCGGAACGGTCAACGTGGCCTCGTACTTTAATAAGTCAGATTGGGGAACGATCAAAACCGGAAACGTATCAGACCTGGTGCTGCTGAACGGAAATCCGTTGAACGACATCACCCAGACGCGCAACATTGAAGGCGTTATGATGGGTACGAACTGGCTCTCGAAAGAGTATATCCAGAGTGAGTTAAAGAAGTTGGAGAAGAAATAGTTTTTGACAGGATTTACAGGATTTTTTATATCAGTAATATCCTGTAAATCCTGTCGAATGAATCCATCCCCATGATTTCGATGATACTATTCACTGACCACAGGACCATTTGCGCGACCTGCGGAACGCAATATCCATCAGACGTTGCCTTACCCGAACTCTGCCCAATCTGCGACGACGAGCGGCAGTATATTGGCGATAACGGCCAAACATGGACGAGCCTGGCAACACTGGCAAAAGACCGCGCCATCCGGTTCAGTCAGGTTAGCGACCGGCTGTATGATCTACGAATTACCCCCGCATTTGCCATCGGTCAACGGGCGTTTCTTATTCTGTCCGAATCGGGCAATGTACTGTGGGATTGTCTGCCGTTTCTGGACGAACCCACCATTGCCTTCATTCGCTCCCTGGGCGGTCTGAAAGCCATTGCGATCTCGCACCCGCACTACTATAGCCTGATGGCCGAGTGGGCGCGAGTTTTTGAATGTCCGGTCTATATTCACCAGAGCGACGCCGTTTGGGTGCAAAATCACACATCAGCCATAGCGTTCTGGTCGGGCGAACGAAAATCGCTTTGGGACGGTATGGAGATCATCAATACGGGTGGTCATTTTCCGGGAAGTTGCGTACTGCTCCAGCCCGATTCGTCCGGGCAAACGAACCTGCTAACCGGCGATACCATCTACGTAGCCCGCAGCCGACGGCTTGTTACGTTTATGTACAGCTATCCGAATCTCATTCCGTTGCCCAAAAAAGCGATTGAACAGATCCGGGATCGGATGGCCGGGGTTTCGTTCGACCGTATCTACGGTGCTTTCGAGGGCATGGTCATTGCGGAAAACGGTCGGTCCGTGTTCGATGCGTCGGTTCAGCGGTACCTGTCTATTTTCGAGTAATAAGTCGCTTACCGATTTTTTGGGCGTAGCAGAAAGTAGCTGGTAATCCAGGCTGTGAGTGCCGTCAGGCCATGAATCCAGGCTGCGCTTGCCAAGGCTGAAGGTGACGTAAGAACAATGATCATATCGCCGAGCGGAACCAGTGAACCCGTCAGAAAGACGATGGCAAGTGGTTTGCGCCAGTTCAATAGCGTGAAAGCACCGATGGTTACGCCTGAAAACAGATCCCGCACGGCTTTAATGTAATGAAACGAATTGTTGGGCTGGTTATAAATAAGCCCAAAGTCGTGTTCGGCGGACTCGCTGGCTAACAAAAAACGACCAGCGATAAAAAGAAGTCCGAACGTAAATAGATAACCGACGATTTTGGCCCCTAAAGGCAATTTTTCTGTGAGCATGGCTGTATGATTTGTTTTGACCCGACAAAGGTCCGGCTCCATACAGCCATTCGCATTCACATGGGTGAAGATCGTCAATAGTGCTTTCC harbors:
- a CDS encoding amidohydrolase family protein, whose amino-acid sequence is MRTLLFLFINTVLLAPCATLPAQTLASNAQREIVFRSVNVIPMDRERVLDNQTVVVKNGRITALGKEGSVKFGSDALVVDAKGKYLTPGWAEIHAHVPPNDDIQAMKDVLMLYLTNGITTIRGMLGHPKHLELRSKINSGEILGPHFYTTGPSFNGQTVKTAERGAEMVREQKAAGYDFLKLHPGLTLATFPAIAKTAHEVGIGFVGHVSFNVGVWRAIEAEYSSIDHLDGFVEAIVPRSDTLAEPETGLFGSWIAYRADVSQIPKLVKGLRDKHIRVVPTQALAERWLSPLPADAFANAPEFKYMKPQEITNWLNQKTSYNSNPNFSKEHAEKLIQIRRKLIYECQKGGVDLLLGSDAPQVLNVPGFSIHHEMKYLVDAGLTPYETLRTGTVNVASYFNKSDWGTIKTGNVSDLVLLNGNPLNDITQTRNIEGVMMGTNWLSKEYIQSELKKLEKK
- a CDS encoding MBL fold metallo-hydrolase translates to MILFTDHRTICATCGTQYPSDVALPELCPICDDERQYIGDNGQTWTSLATLAKDRAIRFSQVSDRLYDLRITPAFAIGQRAFLILSESGNVLWDCLPFLDEPTIAFIRSLGGLKAIAISHPHYYSLMAEWARVFECPVYIHQSDAVWVQNHTSAIAFWSGERKSLWDGMEIINTGGHFPGSCVLLQPDSSGQTNLLTGDTIYVARSRRLVTFMYSYPNLIPLPKKAIEQIRDRMAGVSFDRIYGAFEGMVIAENGRSVFDASVQRYLSIFE
- a CDS encoding DUF4267 domain-containing protein; translated protein: MLTEKLPLGAKIVGYLFTFGLLFIAGRFLLASESAEHDFGLIYNQPNNSFHYIKAVRDLFSGVTIGAFTLLNWRKPLAIVFLTGSLVPLGDMIIVLTSPSALASAAWIHGLTALTAWITSYFLLRPKNR